From one Liolophura sinensis isolate JHLJ2023 chromosome 10, CUHK_Ljap_v2, whole genome shotgun sequence genomic stretch:
- the LOC135476926 gene encoding lectin L6-like has translation MPIDIIRWVVLVVVLYSPATGQPASNPLVQGWTLTNGGLKHVSVGPAGVWGVNSGDRIYHKLDTYNNDGTQGANWKSVSGSLKQIDVGTNIAWGVNSGDRIYVRIGITKTKPEGCGWVNIEGSLKHVSVSKKNHVWGVNKNDNIYRRLGTSLENPEGNSWQLLDGRLKQVSVGGSGVWGVNAGDNIYYRVGTFGDPDSKGTAWRQVDGKLKYISSGDAEVWGVSSSNAIYRRIGISKANPIGTSWQRIGGSLKQVEVWTDAVWGVNNANKIYAKLDD, from the exons ATGCCAATAGACATAATACG ATGGGTTGTCCTGGTTGTCGTTTTGTACTCTCCAGCGACAGGACAGCCTGCCAGCAATCCTCTGGTTCAGGGGTGGACACTAACAAATGGCGGACTTAAGCACGTCTCAGTAGGACCCGCCGGTGTTTGGGGGGTCAACTCAGGTGATAGAATTTACCATAAATTAGACACTTACAACAACGACGGTACACAAGGAGCCAACTGGAAAAGCGTCAGTGGCAGTCTGAAGCAAATCGACGTTGGTACAAACATCGCGTGGGGGGTAAACAGTGGTGACCGTATTTATGTTAGAATCGGCATTACTAAGACAAAGCCTGAAGGGTGCGGCTGGGTGAACATTGAAGGGTCTCTCAAGCATGTTAGTGTCAGCAAGAAGAACCACGTCTGGGGGGTTAATAAGAATGATAATATCTACCGACGTCTTGGAACAAGCCTGGAGAACCCTGAGGGAAATTCTTGGCAGTTGCTCGACGGAAGACTGAAGCAGGTGTCCGTGGGTGGTTCGGGAGTGTGGGGTGTCAATGCAGGAGATAATATATACTACAGGGTAGGAACGTTTGGAGACCCAGACAGTAAGGGGACAGCATGGAGACAGGTCGATGGAAAACTGAAGTACATTTCATCAGGCGACGCTGAGGTCTGGGGCGTCAGTTCCAGCAACGCTATATACAGAAGAATCGGAATATCCAAAGCAAATCCCATAGGAACCAGTTGGCAAAGAATAGGCGGAAGTCTGAAGCAAGTGGAAGTGTGGACTGACGCTGTTTGGGGCGTGAACAATGCCAACAAGATCTACGCCAAGCTGGACGATTAG
- the LOC135476928 gene encoding lectin L6-like gives MPIDIIRWVVLVVILYSPATGQPTSNPLVQGWTLTNGGLKHVSVGPAGVWGVNSGDRIYHKLDTYNNDGTQGANWKSVSGSLKQIDVGTNIAWGVNSGDRIYVRIGITKTKPEGCGWVNIEGSLKHVSVSKKNHVWGVNKNDNIYRRLGTSLENPEGNSWQLLDGRLKQVSVGGSGVWGVNAGDNIYYRVGTFGDPDSKGTAWRQVDGKLKYISSGDAEVWGVSSSNAIYRRIGISKANPIGTSWQRIGGGLKQVEVWTDAVWGVNNADKIYAKLDD, from the exons ATGCCAATAGACATAATACG ATGGGTTGTCCTGGTTGTCATTTTGTACTCTCCAGCGACAGGACAGCCTACCAGCAATCCTCTGGTTCAGGGGTGGACACTAACAAATGGCGGACTTAAGCACGTCTCAGTAGGACCCGCCGGTGTTTGGGGGGTCAACTCAGGTGATCGAATTTACCATAAATTAGACACTTACAACAACGACGGTACACAAGGAGCCAACTGGAAAAGCGTCAGTGGCAGTCTGAAGCAAATCGACGTTGGTACAAACATCGCGTGGGGGGTAAACAGTGGTGACCGTATTTATGTTAGAATCGGCATTACTAAGACAAAGCCCGAAGGGTGCGGCTGGGTGAACATTGAAGGGTCTCTCAAGCATGTTAGTGTCAGCAAGAAGAACCACGTCTGGGGGGTTAATAAGAATGATAATATTTACCGACGTCTTGGAACAAGCCTGGAGAACCCTGAGGGAAATTCTTGGCAGTTGCTCGACGGAAGACTGAAGCAGGTGTCCGTGGGTGGTTCGGGAGTGTGGGGTGTCAATGCAGGAGATAATATATACTACAGGGTAGGAACGTTTGGAGACCCAGACAGTAAGGGGACAGCATGGAGACAGGTCGATGGAAAACTGAAGTACATTTCATCAGGCGACGCTGAGGTCTGGGGCGTCAGTTCCAGCAACGCTATATACAGAAGAATCGGAATATCCAAAGCAAATCCCATAGGAACCAGTTGGCAAAGAATAGGCGGAGGTCTGAAGCAAGTGGAAGTGTGGACTGACGCTGTTTGGGGCGTGAACAATGCCGATAAGATCTACGCCAAGCTGGACGACTAG
- the LOC135476927 gene encoding LOW QUALITY PROTEIN: lectin L6-like (The sequence of the model RefSeq protein was modified relative to this genomic sequence to represent the inferred CDS: inserted 2 bases in 1 codon) has product MPIDIIGWIVLVVVLYSPATGQPANSPLVQGWTLTNGGLKHVSVGPAGVWGVNSGDRIYHKLDTYNNDGTQGANWKGVSGSLKQIDVGTNIAWGVSSGDRIYVRIGITKTKPEGCGWVNIEGSLKHVSVSKRTXVWGVNKNDNIYRRLGTSLENPEGNSWQLLDGRLKQVSVGGSGVWGVNAGDNIYYRVGTFGDPDSKGTAWRQVDGKLKYISSGDAEVWGVSSSNAIYRRIGISKANPIGTSWQRIGGGLKQVEVWTDAVWGVNNADKIYAKLDD; this is encoded by the exons ATGCCAATAGACATAATAGG ATGGATTGTCCTGGTTGTCGTTTTGTACTCTCCAGCGACAGGACAGCCTGCCAACAGTCCTCTGGTTCAGGGGTGGACACTAACAAATGGCGGACTTAAGCACGTCTCAGTAGGACCCGCCGGTGTTTGGGGGGTCAACTCAGGTGATAGAATTTACCATAAATTAGACACTTACAACAACGACGGTACACAAGGAGCCAACTGGAAAGGCGTCAGTGGCAGTCTGAAGCAAATCGACGTTGGTACAAACATCGCGTGGGGGGTAAGCAGTGGTGACCGTATTTATGTTAGAATCGGCATTACTAAGACAAAGCCCGAAGGGTGCGGCTGGGTGAACATTGAAGGGTCTCTCAAGCATGTTAGTGTCAGCAAGAGGAC CGTCTGGGGGgttaataaaaatgataatatttaCCGACGTCTTGGAACAAGCCTGGAGAACCCTGAGGGAAATTCTTGGCAGTTGCTCGACGGAAGACTGAAGCAGGTGTCCGTGGGTGGTTCGGGAGTGTGGGGTGTCAATGCAGGAGATAATATATACTACAGGGTAGGAACGTTTGGAGACCCAGACAGTAAGGGGACAGCATGGAGACAGGTCGATGGAAAACTGAAGTACATTTCATCAGGCGACGCTGAGGTCTGGGGCGTCAGTTCCAGCAACGCTATATACAGAAGAATCGGAATATCCAAAGCAAATCCCATAGGAACCAGTTGGCAAAGAATAGGCGGAGGTCTGAAGCAAGTGGAAGTGTGGACTGACGCTGTTTGGGGCGTGAACAATGCCGATAAGATCTACGCCAAGCTGGACGACTAG